Within Paenibacillus sp. RUD330, the genomic segment CGGGGTGGCGGAGACGACGATTTACGGCGCCGGAGGGCATTATCCGCCGGTGGATCCGGAAAGGTACGAACGGGCCGCGGCCAAGCTGATTCATCCCATGCTCGCGGAAATTATCGCCCAGCTCGAACCGGTCGGAAATCCGAGAGGGTTCCGCGTGTCGGAGTGCCGGCTCAATCAGTATGGAGAGATGCCGGAATGGCCGTCCGGGCTGCTCGCGATCGGCGATTCGGTCTGCAACTTCGATCCCATTTACGGTCAAGGCATTTCCGTGGCGGCGGCGGAAGCGATGGAGATGGGGAAAGCTCTGCGGAAGGCGGCCAAGGAAAACGGCCCGATACGGGAGCATGAGCTGCAGCGGCGCTTCGGCAGGATCATTTTGCCGGCTTGGTGGACGATTGTCGTCGCCGACTTGAGATGGCCGGGCGTGACCTATGAAGGCTCCTTGTCCGGACGGGGCATACGTTTTTGCCAGGAGTACCTCGACATTGTGCGCCGACAAGCGCTGCAGGGCGGGGACATGGAGCTGTTCGGCCTGCTGATGGGCGTGCAGGGCTTGGATGCGCCGCCTTCCTCTTTGTTCGGAGAAGAGGCGGTCCGTATGGTTGTGAGCCGCAGCAAGCAGGACGCCTGGCTGGAGAAACAGCTGGAGGCAGGGGAAACATTGGGAGATTTCCTGGAGCGGAGCTTCCCCGTGTTCCACCCGGCAAGCCATTCCGAAGCAAACAGATGATTGCTCCCCATGAAGGATTAGGGTAAGGTAAGGAAAAACAGGCATTAGTCGGATTGAGGTAGAAAACGCATGGCTCCTTACAACGAAGACCAGCTTAACCAGATTCGCGACGAGCGCAGGGAGCAGATTCTCGCGGCCGCCCTGGGCGTATTCGCCCGTCGCGGTCCTGCGCTGACCAAGATGAGCATGATCGCGGCAGCCGCAGGCATCAGCCACGGCCTGCTGTACCACTATTTCAAATCCAAGGATGAGCTGTTCACCGAGCTGGTGCGCAGAGCGATGGAAGGCGCGAGCGAAGGGGTCGGGGATATGCTGGACCATCCCGGGACCGTGACCGACAAGCTGAGGCATTTTCTTCAGGATGCGATGACGGAAGAGGCGAGGCTGTCCTTCCTGCTGATTCATCAGACGCGGGCTTCGGAAGGCGTTCCCGAGGAGGCGCGGACGATCATCGGGGATTATTCCATCCTCTGGTTTGTGGAGAGGCTCAGGCCGCTGTTTCTCGAAGGCCAGCGAACCGGCGAAATCGCAGAAGATGACGCCGGCCTGCTCATCTCGGGGCTGCTGACGGCGATGAGCGGATCCATGATCCTGCACGCGAGCGACGAGCAGAACATCCCGCTGCTGAATCCCGATCATTTGCTCCGGATGGTGCTTGCACCCGCACATATCCAGCCTTTGTGACCAGCGCCATCCATCGGAAAAACGGCCGTCCAACCGAGCTTCGCTCGCAGGACGGCCGTTTTTCACTTTCATCGGACGGGCTGGGGGGTCAGGAACGTCCTTTGTTCAGCAGTTCCCAGCGGTAGGCGTATTCGAACAGAAACTCGAACGATTCCAGATGGCGCTTGGCTTCGAAGGCATCCGCTCCCCATGCGTAGATGCCGTGCTTGCGCAGCAGGATGCCCGGCAGGCGCGGATTCAAGTGATCTGTCACTTCGGGCACGATGCGGGGAATATCGGCGAAGTTAGGCACGATGGGAATGTCGATATGCGCCTCTTCCTCCCAAATGCCCAGCCCTTTGATCAGCTCGACTCCGGTCACCGGGACGCTCCGGCGCTCCCAGAAATATTCCGAGATGAGATTGCTGTAGACGGAATGGATATGGAAGATCGCGCCGCAGCCGGTGAGACGGTAAATCTCGCAGTGGATCAGCGTTTCGGCAGAAGGCTTGAGCGAGGTCGCTTCGCTGGCCTTCCCGTTTTGATCCACGAGCAGGAAGTCCTCCGGCGTGGACTTGGACTTGTCCTTGCCGCTCGCCGTGACGGCGAACTGGAAGCGCCCCGGATTGAAGTCGCCTACGCGCACGGACAGATTGCCGCTTGTGCCGGGGAACCAGCCCCGTCCGGCGAACAGCTCCTTCACTTCGGAGAGCTCGGCGAAAGCTCTCTGCTTGTCCTCGAGTGTAATCGGGGAATCCATGTAATCGGTCATGGCCGTTCACCTGCTTTCTGAAGTTGCTGCCGCTCTTTGAGACTGGCGACCACATCGTGGAAAGTAGTGAATTCCACATGCGGGAGGCCAAGCTCGCGGCATTTGGTCGTGAGATGGGAGCGGGAGAAGACGAGATCGGCAAGCTTGGCGCCTTCAAAGTCGGTCACGCTGTCCCCGATCAAGATCCGGTCGTGCTTGTCGCCAGCGAAGCGGCGGATGACGGCTGTTTTGCACATGCCGCATTGTCCGTTCGGACATTCCTCATCGCAGCTGTGCGGCCAGACAATCTCGATGTTCTCTCCGCTGAAATCGCTGCTGTTGCAGTAGATATGGTCTTCCGGAATGCCGAAGCGGGAGAGCAGCGGATAGACGAAAAAGTCGATGCCGCCGCTGGTGACGAAAAAGTCGATGTTCTCCGCCTTGCAGTAATCGAGCAGCTCCTGGAAGCCGGCCCGAATGACGGCGTTGGAGATCGAGTAGGCGACCACTTCCTCCTTGAGCGAGGCTGGCAGGAGACGGAACATTTCGCCGACTCCCTGCTTGATCGACTTGCGCTGGTCGATGGTATCCTGGGCGATCTGCTCCCAGCCCTCAGGATTGAAATGGCGGATGATGGCGATGATGTTGTCGTTCTCCGTTATCGTGCCGTCGAAGTCGCAGAAAATAACCGGCCTGCGGGCTGCCCCGGCGTTATGGGAGGCAGAGAAGCCGGATTCGGTCAGGGATGAGGTCATGAAGACGAGCCTTCTTTCATGCGGGATTGTTCTCGAAGAGAAGGATGCCTCGGGCAGCCTCCGCATTCGACTCCAGGGAAGGGCTTCGCACGGCAAACGCGTCAAAGCCTTTCAAAGCCTGTACAAGAAGAAAGCATACCACAAGCTTGTCTTCTTCTCCACGCCGAAATGGCCGCCTCTTGAAGACGGCGGCCATTTCGGCGGAAAGGAAAGTCAGGCTTCGCGAACGCCCCAGGCCTTGATGGCTGCGGCCAATTCTTCTCGTCCGGAAGCGGAGGCCGCTTCCTGGAGAGACACTCCCTCCAGCGACGCGTCGATCGCCTGCCGGAATGCGCGGCCGCCGGCGGCCGCTCCCATCGGATGGCCATGGACGCCGCCGCCGGCGTTCACGACGACTTCGCCTCCGAAGTCTCTCAGGATCAGCGGCACGAGTCCGGGATGGATGCCCGCAGACGGCACGGGGAAGCTTGTCCTTGCAGGGACAGAAGGATCCAGCAGCGCTTCCTTGATCGCCATGTTCTCCTGCTTCGGCATGACGACGGAGCCGTAGGGCGAAGGGAAGAGGACCAGGTCCGCGCCCGCCAGCCGCATAAGCTTGCCCAGCAGCAGCGAAGCGGAGATTCCGTAGTGCGGGGACGGGTAGAAAGCGCCTGCCAGCGCGGGATGCGCCGCGATCGGAACGTTGATGTCCGGATCGCCGCTCAGCTCGCGAAGAACGTCGTAGCCGTAGGAGAGGACGTTGAACAGCAGGGCGTTGGCGCCCTCCGATATTGCGGTGCGGGCCTGTTCGGCGAGCTTGGAGGTCGGTCCGGTCAGGTTGACGGCGTACAGCAGCTTCTGTCCGGTATGCTCCGACGCTCTGCGCGCGGCTTCCATGCAGACGGCGACACGGCGGCGGATGCCGATCTCCTCGTTCTCGAACAGAATCTCATCATCCTTGATGAGATCCACTCCGCCGAGCGCCTGCTGGTAGAACTGCTCCTCCAATCCTTTCAGGTCATGGCCGATGACCGACTTGAAAATGCTCATCAGCAGCGGCCGGTCATGGACGCCAAGCAGCCCCCGCACGCCTTCGATGCCGAACTTCGGTCCGGGGAAGGCGCTTCTGAAGCTCTCGGACACATCGAGATCGAGCAGCCGCACGCGGCCGTCCATCGACAGCTTGCCGAACACGGTGACAAGCAGGGCTGGAATGTCCCGGCTGAAATTGATGTCGGGATAGGCAATCCGAATATCGGCATAGCGCGTGCCCGGCGTGCCGTCGCCTTCATGGACGTCGATGGAGACCGTGCGTCCCAAATGCTTTTCCATATCGGCCTTCCGTGCGTCCGGAAGCTCGGTCCAGCTGCCGACCGTCAAGCCTACGGCGATGGAGTCCGCTTTTTTGCTGAAATCCGCCTTGTCGTCATGGACACGGTAAAGGGCGGTGCACATGCCTGGAATGGCGAGGTTACTTCTGCTCTCGTTCACCAAGAACGCTCCTTTCGATCTCGCGGCCGATCTCGTCCGCACGCTGCGCGGACTTTTTCATTCCGGCCTTGAAAAATTCGGCGACGCGATGCTCCTGCATCAGCTGGATCGCCGCTTGAGTCGTGCCGTTCGGGCTCGTCACCTTGCGCCTCAGCTCGGCCGGCTGCTCGCCGGTCACCCGCATCATTTCGGCGGCGCCGAGCACGGTCTGCACGGTGAGCTCGCGCGAGGAATCGCCGTCGAGTCCCATTTCCATCCCGGCTTCAATCATGGCCTCCATAATATAATACAAGTAGGCCGGTCCGCTGCCCGACAAGCCGGTGACGGCTTCCAGCAGCCGCTCCTCGACGACCGTAATGAGGCCGATCGAGCGGAACAGCTGCTCCACGGCAGCACGCTGCTCCGAATCCGTCTCCGGGGAATAGCTCAGCGCCGTCGCGCCGAGGCCGATCGTGCTGGACGTGTTGGGCATCGTCCGGGCGACGGCGGCTTTCGTCCCGACCAGAGCTTGGATCGTTGAGATCGACAAGCCTGCGATGAGGGAGACGATCAGCTTGCTGCCGTCGATGAGATGGGAGATGGAGCGCAGCGCTTCCTCGGCGTCCTTGGGCTTCATGCTGAGCACGATGACGTCCGCGCCGGCCAGCATCGCTTCTTTTTCCTCCGGAGTCTCTGCGGTCAGGACGCCGTATGCCGAGCGGAGCTCGGCCAGCCTGGAGCCGCCGCTGCGGTTGAACATGCCGATGCGCGAGGCACCGCACAGTCCGCGCGATATCATGCCGCGGGCGACCGCTTCGGCCATGGAGCCGGCACCGAAGAAGCAGTAGCTCAGCGTTTCCGGCTGGGCGAACAAGGCGGGAGTTCCCGCCGATGATGGGAATGGGGTAGTCAATAGTAGTCCTCCTTAACGTTCCTTGACGGCTGTCAGCCTCTGATCTGGCCGGTGCCCTGGATGCGGTATTTCGTCGATGTAAGCGCCGGCAGACCCATCGGTCCCCGTACATGAAGCTTTTGCGTACTGATCCCGATCTCGGCTCCATAGCCGAATTCGAAGCCGTCCGTGAAACGGGTGGAGGCGTTGTGATAGACGGCCGCGGCGTCCACTTCATTCAGGAATCGCCCTGCGGCATCGGCATCGGGCGTCACGATGCACTCGGAATGGCGGGTGCCGTATCGCGAAATATGGTCCAGCGCCTCGTCCAAGCTGTCCACGACGCGAATATTGAGAATATAGTCGTTGTACTCCGTCGCATAGTCGGCTTCGCCGGCCGATGCCATTGGGACCGCGCTTCCCGCTATGCGGCGCGCTTCGCCGCAGCCTCTCAGCTCGACACCGGCTCCGGCAATCGCAGCTGCCAGAGGAACGAGGCCATGCTCGGCATAGCGGGCGTTGACGAGCAGCGTCTCCATGGAGTTGCAAACGGATGGACGCTGGGCTTTGGCGTTGACGGCGATGGAGGCCGCCATCGCCGGATCGGCTTCCGCGTCGACATAAGTATGGCAGATTCCCGCCCCCGTCTCAATGACGGGCACGGTGGCGTTCTCGATGACATTGCGGATCAGAGCCGCGCCGCCGCGAGGAATGATGACGTCGAGCAGGCCGTTCAGCTTGAGCATGGCGTCCGCCGATGCGCGGCTCGGATCCTCGATCAGCTGGAGCGCTTCCGGCGGCACGGCAGCAGCTTGCAGCGCTCCGCGAAGCACTTCCACGACGCGCCGGTTCGTATGGAGGGCGGCGCTTCCTCCGCGAAGAACGACGCTGTTGCCGGTTTTCAGGCATAGGGCCGCGGCGTCAACCGTGACGTTGGGACGGGCTTCGTAGATCATGCCGATGACGCCGAGCGGCACGGACACCTGCTCGATGTGGAGCCCGTTCGGGCGCTCGATCGTCTGCACGGTCCGTCCGACGGGGTCTTCAAGGGCGATGACCTCCCGGACTCCTTGGGCGATCGAGGCGATCCGCTCGGCATTCAGAGCGAGCCGGTCGAGCAGGGAAGGGGCGGTTCCGGCTTCGCGTCCGCGCTCCAGATCCAGGGCATTGGCTTCCAGAATGCTGTCCGTCTCCACGATCAGCGCGGCGGCCATCGCCTCCAGCGCCCGGTTTTTCTCGGCCGTGTCCAGGCTGCCAAGCTTGCGGGCGGCTTGCTTCGCGAGCGCGGCTTTGACGGCCGCTTCGGATGCGGCGGTTTTTTGTTCTGTCGTCATGTTTCATTCTCCTTTCGGGTATGGGGCTGCTGCTCGGAATGTTGCTGCCGCTTCGCAGGGCAAGATGAGCTTGCAGCTTCGCTTGCAGTCCGCTTGAAGTGCGCTGCTGCGGGTGGCATCTGCTTGAAGTGCGCCGCTGCGCTTGCAGTCCGCTTGAAGTGCGCCGCTGCGCGTGCAGTCGATCTTCCGATCGCTGTTCCCGTCGGATTCCCTGATTCTCAATGTTAGAGGAAGGAATCCCCTCCGGCAAAGGCGACCGCAGACGCTTCTCCAGATTCGGCTGGCACGCTGCGCGGGCCATGTCGCGATGCTCGCTGCGCGGGCAAGATGTGCGTGCCGCTTCGCTTGCAGTCCGCTTGAAGTGCGCCGCTGCGCGTGCAGCCGATCTTCCGATCGCTGTTCCCGTC encodes:
- the mtnB gene encoding methylthioribulose 1-phosphate dehydratase gives rise to the protein MTDYMDSPITLEDKQRAFAELSEVKELFAGRGWFPGTSGNLSVRVGDFNPGRFQFAVTASGKDKSKSTPEDFLLVDQNGKASEATSLKPSAETLIHCEIYRLTGCGAIFHIHSVYSNLISEYFWERRSVPVTGVELIKGLGIWEEEAHIDIPIVPNFADIPRIVPEVTDHLNPRLPGILLRKHGIYAWGADAFEAKRHLESFEFLFEYAYRWELLNKGRS
- a CDS encoding TetR/AcrR family transcriptional regulator — encoded protein: MAPYNEDQLNQIRDERREQILAAALGVFARRGPALTKMSMIAAAAGISHGLLYHYFKSKDELFTELVRRAMEGASEGVGDMLDHPGTVTDKLRHFLQDAMTEEARLSFLLIHQTRASEGVPEEARTIIGDYSILWFVERLRPLFLEGQRTGEIAEDDAGLLISGLLTAMSGSMILHASDEQNIPLLNPDHLLRMVLAPAHIQPL
- a CDS encoding 2,3-diketo-5-methylthiopentyl-1-phosphate enolase, translated to MCTALYRVHDDKADFSKKADSIAVGLTVGSWTELPDARKADMEKHLGRTVSIDVHEGDGTPGTRYADIRIAYPDINFSRDIPALLVTVFGKLSMDGRVRLLDLDVSESFRSAFPGPKFGIEGVRGLLGVHDRPLLMSIFKSVIGHDLKGLEEQFYQQALGGVDLIKDDEILFENEEIGIRRRVAVCMEAARRASEHTGQKLLYAVNLTGPTSKLAEQARTAISEGANALLFNVLSYGYDVLRELSGDPDINVPIAAHPALAGAFYPSPHYGISASLLLGKLMRLAGADLVLFPSPYGSVVMPKQENMAIKEALLDPSVPARTSFPVPSAGIHPGLVPLILRDFGGEVVVNAGGGVHGHPMGAAAGGRAFRQAIDASLEGVSLQEAASASGREELAAAIKAWGVREA
- the proC gene encoding pyrroline-5-carboxylate reductase; its protein translation is MTTPFPSSAGTPALFAQPETLSYCFFGAGSMAEAVARGMISRGLCGASRIGMFNRSGGSRLAELRSAYGVLTAETPEEKEAMLAGADVIVLSMKPKDAEEALRSISHLIDGSKLIVSLIAGLSISTIQALVGTKAAVARTMPNTSSTIGLGATALSYSPETDSEQRAAVEQLFRSIGLITVVEERLLEAVTGLSGSGPAYLYYIMEAMIEAGMEMGLDGDSSRELTVQTVLGAAEMMRVTGEQPAELRRKVTSPNGTTQAAIQLMQEHRVAEFFKAGMKKSAQRADEIGREIERSVLGEREQK
- a CDS encoding glutamate-5-semialdehyde dehydrogenase → MTTEQKTAASEAAVKAALAKQAARKLGSLDTAEKNRALEAMAAALIVETDSILEANALDLERGREAGTAPSLLDRLALNAERIASIAQGVREVIALEDPVGRTVQTIERPNGLHIEQVSVPLGVIGMIYEARPNVTVDAAALCLKTGNSVVLRGGSAALHTNRRVVEVLRGALQAAAVPPEALQLIEDPSRASADAMLKLNGLLDVIIPRGGAALIRNVIENATVPVIETGAGICHTYVDAEADPAMAASIAVNAKAQRPSVCNSMETLLVNARYAEHGLVPLAAAIAGAGVELRGCGEARRIAGSAVPMASAGEADYATEYNDYILNIRVVDSLDEALDHISRYGTRHSECIVTPDADAAGRFLNEVDAAAVYHNASTRFTDGFEFGYGAEIGISTQKLHVRGPMGLPALTSTKYRIQGTGQIRG
- a CDS encoding 2-hydroxy-3-keto-5-methylthiopentenyl-1-phosphate phosphatase; amino-acid sequence: MTSSLTESGFSASHNAGAARRPVIFCDFDGTITENDNIIAIIRHFNPEGWEQIAQDTIDQRKSIKQGVGEMFRLLPASLKEEVVAYSISNAVIRAGFQELLDYCKAENIDFFVTSGGIDFFVYPLLSRFGIPEDHIYCNSSDFSGENIEIVWPHSCDEECPNGQCGMCKTAVIRRFAGDKHDRILIGDSVTDFEGAKLADLVFSRSHLTTKCRELGLPHVEFTTFHDVVASLKERQQLQKAGERP